CGCCGAAGGCCCCGAGCGCAACCGGGCGTTCGGGGTGTTCGCCGCCGTCTCCGCGGGCGGCGGCGCGATCGGCCTGCTGGCCGGCGGGATGCTGACCGAGTGGCTCGACTGGCGTTGGGTGCTCTTCGTCAACGTGCCGATCGGCGTGCTGATCGCCGTGCTCGCGCCGCTGTACATCACCGAGTCCGAGCGCCACCCGGGCCGGTTCGACATCGCGGGCGCCCTCACCTCCACCGGCGGCATGGCCGCGCTCGTCTACGGGTTCATCCGCGCCTCCGAGGACGGCTGGCGCGACGGGCTCACCCTCACCTCTTTCACGGCGGCCGTCGTCCTGCTCGCGCTCTTCGTGGCCATCGAGTCGCGGGCCCACGAGCCGATCATCCCGCTGCGGATGTTCGCCGACCGCAACCGCGCGGGCACGTACCTGATCATGCTCGGCCTCGCCGCCGCGATGTTCGGCATGTTCTTCTTCATCGTCCAGTTCGTCCAGAACGTGCTGGACTTCTCCCCGATCCGGTCTGGGCTCGGCTTCCTGCCCGTGACCGTCGCGATCGTCACCGCCGCAGGCCTCTCGCAGCGCTTCCTGCCGCGCTTCGGCCCCAAGCCGTTCATGGTCGCCGGATCCGGCCTCACCGGCCTCGGACTGGCCTGGCTGACCCTCATCCGCACCGACAGCTCGTACGTCTCCGGGGTCCTCGGGCCGATGCTGATGTTCGGTTTCGGCATGGGCCTGAACTTCGTGACGCTCACCCTCACCGCCGTCTCCGGGGTCGCCCAGCGGGAGGCGGGCGCGGCCTCCGGGCTGCTCAACGCCAGCCAGCAGGTCGGCGGCTCGCTCGGCCTGTCGATCCTGGTCACCGTCTTCGGTACGGCCAGCCGGAGCGAGGGCGAGAAGCAGGTGCCGGACTTCATGGCCCACGCGGACCCCGATCAGATGGCCGCGTTCAAGGAGACCGGGCGGCTGCCCGACCCCTGGGGGGACCTCGTCCTCACCCAGGGCATCTCCACCGCGTTCACCGCGGCCGTCGCCATGGCCGGGCTCGCGCTGGCCACCGCGCTGCTGGTGATCAGGGTGCGCAAGAGCGACCTGGAGGCCCTCAACGGCGCCGCCGCGGAGGCCGGTCCGGCCGCCTGAGCCCGGTCGTCCGTACGCAGGCCCGGGCGCGGGGATGAACGATCCCGCGCCCGGGCCCTCGTACGGATCCGCCGCCGGGCGGCTAGCCGATGGTGCGGCTGTGGAAGGTGCCCAGGCTCGAGCAGACCTCGTACGAGGCCTTCACCGGGCGCTCGCGAAGGATCTGCCGGGCCCGGTACTCACCGAGGCTCATCGCGTACCAGGGCACCCGACCGCCCCTCGACAGCTCGTTGTTGATACCCCGCAGCGCGCAGGAGCGGCGGGGTTCGGGCAGCCGGTCCAGGGCGGGCACCGCATCCGCCGACAGGGACTGGAAGTAGGCCAGGTCGATCTTGCCGTCCTGCTGGTAGCGGGCCACGTTCTTCTCGGCGACCATCCCGTCCGGGGACAGCAGCCCGAATACCAGGACGGCGGCGGCCGCGCTCCCCGCGACCAGGCGTGGCAGCCGGCTCGCGCCGAACACCCCGGCAGCCATAATCAGTACGATGACCAGCCCGAGCCAGAGCTCCATCGCGGCCACCGACACGCGCAGCCGGGTCAGTCCGTACGCGTCCACGTACAGGTCCATCCGGCGCAGCGCGGAAGCGACCACGACCAGGGTCAGCGCACACAGCGTGCCCAGGACCACGCGGACGAAGCCCCGGTCGCCGGCTCCGGCGCGCGGGGCCCAGCGCAGGGCGAGGGCGATCACGGCGAGGGTGAGCAGGGTGGCCCAGAGCAGCTGCCAGAAGCCCTGGCGGGCGTACTCGGCGTAGGTGAGCCCGGTGCTCTCCAAGACCTTGTCGTACCCGCCGAACAGGACGGCCAGCTGGACGGCGTTGAAGCCGGCGAAGAGCAGGTTGAGCACGACGAGCGGAAGCGCCCATTCGACGCGGGAGCGCGGCTTTCCGGGCGCCACCCGGATCCGGTCCCAGCGCGAGGGCGCCGCGGCGGCGCGGGCGGCGGCGAGTGCGAGAAGGGCTCCGAGCAGGAACAGCAGGAAGCGCACCGGGCTGTCGCCGACGGAGACGTCGGGGGTCAGCCCGCTCAGCAGGTCCGCGAAGGCGGCGTCGGCGGAGGCGAAGAGGGCGCCGAAGAGCACCAGCAGGACCACGGCCACCAGCGCTGCCTTGGCCACGGGCAGCCAGCGGCTGCGGTCGACCCCGCTGCCGCGCGAGCGCAGCCCGCTCCAGGCCCAGCGGATCCCGAGCACGGTGGCGTCGACGAAGCCGAGCGGGCTGAGCAGGACGCCGGGCCAGGTGCGGCTGCCGTGCAGGGCCAGTGCGCCGAGCAGGACGGCGGCGAGCAGCGCGAGGGTGGACGGCCAGCCGGCGTCGCGCAGCGCGGGTACGGCGAGGAGGGCCACGCAGCCGACCGCCCAGACCAGGGTCCAGGGGCGGGCTGTACGCCGGGCCGTACGGGCGGCGACGTACGCGGCGGCGATGGCGGGCACGACGGCGAGCAGCAGGCCGGGGCCCAGACCGTCGCCGAGGAAGAGGGCCGAGGCGATGCCGGCGACGACGGCGCAGACCAGCACGGCGGTGGGCACGGGCCCGGCCAGTCCCGGCCGCGCGGCTTCGGCCCAGGCGAGCGGCGCGATGGACCACGCCCCGGACTCGGCCCGCTGCCGGCGCACTTGATAGGTCCGCCACGCCTTGGGATCCCACCCCGCCGGCGCCACGCCGGCGGCCGGCCCGTGGCCCGGAGATCCGGCGGCAGACCCTGCCGCCGAAGGCGCCGCGGGCTGTGCCGGGGTCGGCTCCGGGACAGCTGCCGTGCCGGACCCTGCCGCCGAGTCTGCGGGCGGACCGGCGGCTGCGGGCGGCCCCGCTGTTGCCGGAGCCGGCTGCGCCGGATCGGCAGCCGTGCCCCCGACCGCGTCCCCGGCCGCGGCGTCGGCCACCCCGTCGGTGTTCTCTGACATCGGGTTCCCCTCCCCTGTCG
The Streptomyces sp. NBC_01296 DNA segment above includes these coding regions:
- a CDS encoding MFS transporter, which gives rise to MKGSQLATPRIPGAARREGRPGVALTVIAACQLMVVLDATIVNIALPHIQTALSFSTTDLSWVISAYTLAFGGLLLLGGRAGDILGRRRVFMTGILLFTLASLLGGFAQEPWQLLAARALQGVGGAIASPTSLALITTTFAEGPERNRAFGVFAAVSAGGGAIGLLAGGMLTEWLDWRWVLFVNVPIGVLIAVLAPLYITESERHPGRFDIAGALTSTGGMAALVYGFIRASEDGWRDGLTLTSFTAAVVLLALFVAIESRAHEPIIPLRMFADRNRAGTYLIMLGLAAAMFGMFFFIVQFVQNVLDFSPIRSGLGFLPVTVAIVTAAGLSQRFLPRFGPKPFMVAGSGLTGLGLAWLTLIRTDSSYVSGVLGPMLMFGFGMGLNFVTLTLTAVSGVAQREAGAASGLLNASQQVGGSLGLSILVTVFGTASRSEGEKQVPDFMAHADPDQMAAFKETGRLPDPWGDLVLTQGISTAFTAAVAMAGLALATALLVIRVRKSDLEALNGAAAEAGPAA
- a CDS encoding DUF4153 domain-containing protein, with protein sequence MSENTDGVADAAAGDAVGGTAADPAQPAPATAGPPAAAGPPADSAAGSGTAAVPEPTPAQPAAPSAAGSAAGSPGHGPAAGVAPAGWDPKAWRTYQVRRQRAESGAWSIAPLAWAEAARPGLAGPVPTAVLVCAVVAGIASALFLGDGLGPGLLLAVVPAIAAAYVAARTARRTARPWTLVWAVGCVALLAVPALRDAGWPSTLALLAAVLLGALALHGSRTWPGVLLSPLGFVDATVLGIRWAWSGLRSRGSGVDRSRWLPVAKAALVAVVLLVLFGALFASADAAFADLLSGLTPDVSVGDSPVRFLLFLLGALLALAAARAAAAPSRWDRIRVAPGKPRSRVEWALPLVVLNLLFAGFNAVQLAVLFGGYDKVLESTGLTYAEYARQGFWQLLWATLLTLAVIALALRWAPRAGAGDRGFVRVVLGTLCALTLVVVASALRRMDLYVDAYGLTRLRVSVAAMELWLGLVIVLIMAAGVFGASRLPRLVAGSAAAAVLVFGLLSPDGMVAEKNVARYQQDGKIDLAYFQSLSADAVPALDRLPEPRRSCALRGINNELSRGGRVPWYAMSLGEYRARQILRERPVKASYEVCSSLGTFHSRTIG